A section of the Girardinichthys multiradiatus isolate DD_20200921_A chromosome 5, DD_fGirMul_XY1, whole genome shotgun sequence genome encodes:
- the LOC124868355 gene encoding uncharacterized protein LOC124868355 isoform X3, producing the protein MEAGFSTKDLLHRLDVKQKLMIKEEAPEDHTPCVNLHDPKLQHIKEEQEEVCTSLGGEQLNGKEEIDAFRFPVTASPIKSVDGKQSPLLSQLYQDQIEGRELLEDNDGEESIRIQDHGDGSISSETEDTETDEDTESAHLPVNELTLNSSVYQSILLSR; encoded by the exons ATGGAGGCTGGTTTCAGCACCAAAGatctgctgcacagattag atgttaagcagaAGCTGATGATTAAAGAAGAAGCTCCTGAAGACCACACACCTTGTGTTAACCTGCATGACCCAAAGCTTCAgcacataaaggaggaacaggaagaAGTCTGcaccagtctggggggagagcagctcaatgggaaggaAGAGATTGATGCCTTCAGGTTCCCAGTCACTGCTTCTCCAATAAAGAGTGTGGATGGTAAACAGTCGCCTCTactctcacagctttatcaagaccaaattGAAGGCAGAGAGCTTCTAGAAGACAACGATggagaagaatccatcaggATACAAGATCATGGAGATGGTTCCATTTCATCAGAGACCGAAGACACCGAGACAGATGAAG ATACAGAATCGGCACACCTTCCGGTCAATGAGTTGACCTTGAACTCCTCTGTATATCAGAGCATCCTACTGTCAAGATAA
- the LOC124868355 gene encoding zinc finger protein 260-like isoform X1 — protein sequence MEAGFSTKDLLHRLDVKQKLMIKEEAPEDHTPCVNLHDPKLQHIKEEQEEVCTSLGGEQLNGKEEIDAFRFPVTASPIKSVDGKQSPLLSQLYQDQIEGRELLEDNDGEESIRIQDHGDGSISSETEDTETDEGDDNRKHPLSEVKHLSESGLKSKDMKCDWKKSRATGSNGNTVNKSFSCSEFAEQFDHHRSLQEHRTESEKGSSSALDNKCSIEKKNVESQRKVQTRVKFSSEDCCETFNRKNTLNVHKRIHTGEKPFCCDLCEKRFSHKLNLNLHMRIHTGDKPFSCDLCGHRFTQKGGLNKHMGTHTGDNPFCCDFCGQKFSSKENLNVHTTIHRGDKPFCCDLCGKKFNHKSRLKAHMISHTGQKPFCCDLCGQGFTQKSSLNTHKRIHTGQKPFCCDLCGQRFNKKGSLKRHMRIHTGNKPFCCDLCGKRFNQKSNLNTHMRIHTGQKPFSCDLCGHRFSHKGSLNTHMRIHTGQKPFSCDLCGHRFRQKGGLNKHIRTHTGDKPFCCDFCGQNFRSKENLKVHTRIHTGDKPFCCDLCGHRFSEKGSFNYHMTIHTGDKPFCCDLCGRRFSTKGSLNKHMIIHTGQKPFCCDLCGKRFTHKLSLNAHMISHTGQKPFCCNLCGQRFTQNSSLNTHTRIHTGQKPFCCDICGQRFNKKGSLKRHMRIHTGQKPFCCDLCGKRFNQKSSLNTHMRIHTGQKPFCCDFCGQRFSLKLSLNTHMRIHNGGKMAKL from the exons ATGGAGGCTGGTTTCAGCACCAAAGatctgctgcacagattag atgttaagcagaAGCTGATGATTAAAGAAGAAGCTCCTGAAGACCACACACCTTGTGTTAACCTGCATGACCCAAAGCTTCAgcacataaaggaggaacaggaagaAGTCTGcaccagtctggggggagagcagctcaatgggaaggaAGAGATTGATGCCTTCAGGTTCCCAGTCACTGCTTCTCCAATAAAGAGTGTGGATGGTAAACAGTCGCCTCTactctcacagctttatcaagaccaaattGAAGGCAGAGAGCTTCTAGAAGACAACGATggagaagaatccatcaggATACAAGATCATGGAGATGGTTCCATTTCATCAGAGACCGAAGACACCGAGACAGATGAAGGTGATGATAATAGAAAGCATCCCCTCTCTGAGGTGAAACACTTGTCAGAATCTGGTCTGAAAAGTAAGGACATGAAATGTGACTGGAAAAAGAGCAGAGCTACTGGGTCAAATGGAAACACTGTTAACAAATCTTTTAGCTGCTctgagtttgctgaacaatttgATCACCATCGCTCTCTTCAGGAACACAGGACCGAATCAGAAAAGGGGTCTTCAAGCGCTCTAGATAATAAATGTTCTatagagaagaaaaatgtggagtCACAAAGGAAAGTCCAAACAAGAGTGAAGTTTTCCTCTGAAGACTGTTGTGAAACATTTAAtagaaaaaacactttaaacgtgcataagagaatccacacaggcGAGAAGCCTttttgttgtgatctatgtgaaaaaagatttagccataaactaaatttaaacttgcacatgagaatccacacaggagataagCCTTTCTCttgtgatctttgtggacaCAGATTTACGCAAAAAGGCGGTTTAAACAAACATATGGGAACCCACACAGGAGATAatcctttctgttgtgatttttGTGGACAAAAATTTAGCAGTAAAGAAAATTTAAACGTGCACACGACAATCCACAGAGGAGAtaagcctttctgttgtgatctttgtggaaaaaaatttaatcatAAATCACGTTTAAAGGCACACATGATAAGccacacaggacagaaacctttctgttgtgatctttgtggacaAGGATTTACCCaaaaatcaagtttaaacacacacaagagaatccacacaggacaaaaacctttctgttgtgatctttgtggacaGAGATTTAACAAGAAAGGAAGTTTGAaaagacacatgagaatccacacaggaaataaacctttttgttgtgatctctgtggaaaaagatttaaccaaaaatctaatttaaacacacacatgagaatccacacaggacagaaacctttctcttgtgatctttgtggacaCAGATTTAGCCATAAAGGCTCTTTAAATACAcatatgagaatccacacaggacagaaacctttctcttgtgatctttgtggacaTAGATTTAGGCAAAAAGGCGGTTTAAACAAACATATAAGAACCCACACAGGAGAtaagcctttctgttgtgatttttGTGGACAAAACTTTCGCagcaaagaaaatttaaaagtgCACAcaagaatccacacaggagataagcctttctgttgtgatctttgtggacaCAGATTTAGTGAAAAAGGCTCTTTTAACTATCATATGacaatccacacaggagataagcctttctgttgtgatctttgtggacGAAGATTTAGCACAAAAGGatctttaaacaaacacatgataattcacactggacagaaacctttctgttgcgaTCTTTGCGGAAAAAGATTTACTCATAAATTAAGTTTAAATGCACACATGATAAGccacacaggacagaaacctttctgttgtaatCTTTGTGGCCAAAGATTTACCCAAAActcaagtttaaacacacacacaagaatccacacaggacaaaaacctttctgttgtgatattTGTGGACAGAGATTTAACAAGAAAGGAAGTCTAAaaagacacatgagaatccacacaggacagaaacctttttgtTGTGATCTCTGCggaaaaagatttaaccaaaaatcaagtttaaacacacacatgagaatccacacaggacagaaacctttctgttgtgatttttGTGGACAGAGATTTAGCCTAAAACTAAGTTTAAATACACACATGCGTATCCACAATGGAGGGAAAATGGCTAAGCTATGA
- the LOC124868355 gene encoding zinc finger protein 260-like isoform X2 — translation MIKEEAPEDHTPCVNLHDPKLQHIKEEQEEVCTSLGGEQLNGKEEIDAFRFPVTASPIKSVDGKQSPLLSQLYQDQIEGRELLEDNDGEESIRIQDHGDGSISSETEDTETDEGDDNRKHPLSEVKHLSESGLKSKDMKCDWKKSRATGSNGNTVNKSFSCSEFAEQFDHHRSLQEHRTESEKGSSSALDNKCSIEKKNVESQRKVQTRVKFSSEDCCETFNRKNTLNVHKRIHTGEKPFCCDLCEKRFSHKLNLNLHMRIHTGDKPFSCDLCGHRFTQKGGLNKHMGTHTGDNPFCCDFCGQKFSSKENLNVHTTIHRGDKPFCCDLCGKKFNHKSRLKAHMISHTGQKPFCCDLCGQGFTQKSSLNTHKRIHTGQKPFCCDLCGQRFNKKGSLKRHMRIHTGNKPFCCDLCGKRFNQKSNLNTHMRIHTGQKPFSCDLCGHRFSHKGSLNTHMRIHTGQKPFSCDLCGHRFRQKGGLNKHIRTHTGDKPFCCDFCGQNFRSKENLKVHTRIHTGDKPFCCDLCGHRFSEKGSFNYHMTIHTGDKPFCCDLCGRRFSTKGSLNKHMIIHTGQKPFCCDLCGKRFTHKLSLNAHMISHTGQKPFCCNLCGQRFTQNSSLNTHTRIHTGQKPFCCDICGQRFNKKGSLKRHMRIHTGQKPFCCDLCGKRFNQKSSLNTHMRIHTGQKPFCCDFCGQRFSLKLSLNTHMRIHNGGKMAKL, via the coding sequence ATGATTAAAGAAGAAGCTCCTGAAGACCACACACCTTGTGTTAACCTGCATGACCCAAAGCTTCAgcacataaaggaggaacaggaagaAGTCTGcaccagtctggggggagagcagctcaatgggaaggaAGAGATTGATGCCTTCAGGTTCCCAGTCACTGCTTCTCCAATAAAGAGTGTGGATGGTAAACAGTCGCCTCTactctcacagctttatcaagaccaaattGAAGGCAGAGAGCTTCTAGAAGACAACGATggagaagaatccatcaggATACAAGATCATGGAGATGGTTCCATTTCATCAGAGACCGAAGACACCGAGACAGATGAAGGTGATGATAATAGAAAGCATCCCCTCTCTGAGGTGAAACACTTGTCAGAATCTGGTCTGAAAAGTAAGGACATGAAATGTGACTGGAAAAAGAGCAGAGCTACTGGGTCAAATGGAAACACTGTTAACAAATCTTTTAGCTGCTctgagtttgctgaacaatttgATCACCATCGCTCTCTTCAGGAACACAGGACCGAATCAGAAAAGGGGTCTTCAAGCGCTCTAGATAATAAATGTTCTatagagaagaaaaatgtggagtCACAAAGGAAAGTCCAAACAAGAGTGAAGTTTTCCTCTGAAGACTGTTGTGAAACATTTAAtagaaaaaacactttaaacgtgcataagagaatccacacaggcGAGAAGCCTttttgttgtgatctatgtgaaaaaagatttagccataaactaaatttaaacttgcacatgagaatccacacaggagataagCCTTTCTCttgtgatctttgtggacaCAGATTTACGCAAAAAGGCGGTTTAAACAAACATATGGGAACCCACACAGGAGATAatcctttctgttgtgatttttGTGGACAAAAATTTAGCAGTAAAGAAAATTTAAACGTGCACACGACAATCCACAGAGGAGAtaagcctttctgttgtgatctttgtggaaaaaaatttaatcatAAATCACGTTTAAAGGCACACATGATAAGccacacaggacagaaacctttctgttgtgatctttgtggacaAGGATTTACCCaaaaatcaagtttaaacacacacaagagaatccacacaggacaaaaacctttctgttgtgatctttgtggacaGAGATTTAACAAGAAAGGAAGTTTGAaaagacacatgagaatccacacaggaaataaacctttttgttgtgatctctgtggaaaaagatttaaccaaaaatctaatttaaacacacacatgagaatccacacaggacagaaacctttctcttgtgatctttgtggacaCAGATTTAGCCATAAAGGCTCTTTAAATACAcatatgagaatccacacaggacagaaacctttctcttgtgatctttgtggacaTAGATTTAGGCAAAAAGGCGGTTTAAACAAACATATAAGAACCCACACAGGAGAtaagcctttctgttgtgatttttGTGGACAAAACTTTCGCagcaaagaaaatttaaaagtgCACAcaagaatccacacaggagataagcctttctgttgtgatctttgtggacaCAGATTTAGTGAAAAAGGCTCTTTTAACTATCATATGacaatccacacaggagataagcctttctgttgtgatctttgtggacGAAGATTTAGCACAAAAGGatctttaaacaaacacatgataattcacactggacagaaacctttctgttgcgaTCTTTGCGGAAAAAGATTTACTCATAAATTAAGTTTAAATGCACACATGATAAGccacacaggacagaaacctttctgttgtaatCTTTGTGGCCAAAGATTTACCCAAAActcaagtttaaacacacacacaagaatccacacaggacaaaaacctttctgttgtgatattTGTGGACAGAGATTTAACAAGAAAGGAAGTCTAAaaagacacatgagaatccacacaggacagaaacctttttgtTGTGATCTCTGCggaaaaagatttaaccaaaaatcaagtttaaacacacacatgagaatccacacaggacagaaacctttctgttgtgatttttGTGGACAGAGATTTAGCCTAAAACTAAGTTTAAATACACACATGCGTATCCACAATGGAGGGAAAATGGCTAAGCTATGA